In a genomic window of Bacteroidota bacterium:
- the kdsB gene encoding 3-deoxy-manno-octulosonate cytidylyltransferase has product MKFFGIIPARYASTRFPGKPLIEINGKTMVQRVYEQASKAKQLSKVLVATDDDRIYKHVLSFGGNAVITNEQHPSGTDRCYEAACITSINEEDVVVNIQGDEPFISPLQIDLLCACFTSANVAIATLVKRINSTQELESNSTPKVIRNTAGEAIYFSRSPIPYFRGSMLEDWWKQTDYFKHIGIYGYRMKTLAELTKLTQSKLELAESLEQLRWIENGYKIQTAITEIESIAIDTPEDLLKLTELKKHP; this is encoded by the coding sequence ATGAAATTTTTCGGAATTATACCGGCGCGTTATGCTTCCACTCGTTTTCCCGGCAAGCCTCTAATCGAAATTAATGGTAAAACCATGGTACAGCGGGTTTACGAACAAGCATCAAAAGCCAAACAGCTTTCAAAAGTGCTAGTTGCAACTGACGATGATCGTATTTACAAGCATGTTTTAAGTTTTGGTGGTAATGCGGTAATTACAAACGAGCAGCATCCAAGTGGAACCGATCGTTGTTATGAAGCCGCTTGCATAACTAGTATAAACGAAGAAGATGTTGTAGTAAATATTCAAGGTGATGAACCATTTATTTCCCCATTGCAAATTGATTTGCTTTGTGCGTGTTTTACTTCAGCTAATGTAGCCATTGCCACATTAGTTAAACGTATTAATTCAACTCAAGAATTGGAAAGCAATTCAACGCCCAAGGTTATACGCAACACTGCAGGAGAAGCCATATATTTTAGTCGTAGTCCCATTCCATATTTCCGTGGAAGTATGTTAGAAGATTGGTGGAAACAAACCGACTATTTTAAACACATAGGAATTTACGGATATCGTATGAAAACACTGGCAGAACTTACGAAATTAACACAAAGTAAACTCGAACTAGCAGAATCACTCGAACAGCTTCGCTGGATTGAAAATGGCTATAAAATTCAAACTGCCATTACAGAAATTGAATCAATTGCAATTGACACGCCTGAAGATTTGCTCAAATTGACTGAATTAAAAAAACACCCTTAA
- the radA gene encoding DNA repair protein RadA gives MAKVKTSFFCQNCGAQSGKWIGRCPSCNEWNTYVEEVIQKLDTTPGIPQTANKRSAQPQLLSEISSSEEKRIVLADKELNRALGGGIVPGSIVLFGGEPGIGKSTLMLQLALQQKTLKVLYVSGEESEQQIKMRAERIQKGSTGCYILTETSTQSIFQHIEKLQPDLLIIDSIQTLYTASIESSPGSVSQIRECAAELLRFAKESGTPVFLIGHITKDGNLAGPKILEHMVDTVLQFEGDRNHVYRLLRSTKNRFGSTNELGIYEMLGSGLREVSNPSEVLISSRDESFSGIAVSATLEGMRPILIEIQALVSTAAYGTPQRSSTGFDLRRLSMLLAVLEKRCGFKLGSKDVFLNIAGGLKVDDPAIDLGVVSAILSSNEDVPVESKYCFAAEVGLSGELRPVTRIDQRISEAEKLGFEQIFISKYNQKGLDISSYKIKIVALSKIEEVFEWLFG, from the coding sequence ATGGCTAAAGTAAAAACAAGTTTTTTTTGTCAGAATTGTGGCGCTCAGTCTGGCAAATGGATTGGTCGTTGCCCATCCTGTAATGAATGGAATACTTATGTTGAAGAAGTGATTCAAAAGCTCGACACTACACCGGGCATTCCGCAAACAGCGAACAAAAGAAGTGCTCAACCACAACTGTTAAGTGAAATAAGTTCGAGCGAGGAAAAACGCATAGTTTTAGCTGATAAAGAGTTGAATCGAGCTTTGGGAGGTGGTATTGTTCCAGGCTCAATTGTTTTATTTGGAGGTGAACCGGGAATAGGAAAATCGACTTTAATGTTACAATTAGCGCTACAACAAAAGACTTTAAAAGTACTTTATGTGAGTGGTGAAGAAAGCGAACAACAAATAAAAATGCGCGCTGAACGCATTCAAAAAGGAAGTACCGGCTGTTATATTCTCACTGAAACATCCACCCAATCAATTTTTCAACACATCGAAAAATTACAACCCGATTTGTTAATTATCGATTCAATACAAACCCTTTACACAGCTTCAATTGAATCTTCTCCAGGTAGTGTTTCACAAATTAGAGAATGTGCTGCTGAATTGCTGCGTTTTGCCAAAGAATCAGGTACTCCGGTATTTTTAATTGGTCATATTACAAAAGATGGAAATTTGGCAGGTCCAAAAATATTGGAACACATGGTGGATACTGTGTTGCAATTTGAAGGCGACCGAAATCATGTATACCGCTTACTGCGAAGTACCAAGAACCGATTTGGAAGTACCAATGAATTAGGAATTTACGAAATGTTAGGCTCTGGTTTACGTGAAGTTAGCAATCCTTCTGAAGTATTAATTTCTAGCAGGGATGAGAGTTTTAGCGGTATAGCTGTATCTGCAACACTCGAAGGAATGCGCCCAATTTTAATTGAAATTCAAGCTTTAGTTAGCACTGCTGCTTATGGCACTCCTCAGCGCTCAAGTACAGGATTTGATTTACGTCGTTTAAGCATGCTTTTGGCTGTGCTTGAAAAACGATGCGGATTTAAATTAGGCAGTAAGGATGTATTTTTAAACATTGCAGGCGGACTTAAAGTTGACGATCCAGCAATTGATTTAGGAGTAGTTAGTGCCATTTTATCGAGCAATGAAGATGTACCTGTTGAATCGAAATATTGTTTTGCTGCAGAGGTTGGATTATCTGGTGAGTTGAGACCGGTAACAAGAATCGATCAGCGCATTTCTGAAGCTGAAAAACTGGGCTTTGAACAAATTTTTATTTCAAAATACAATCAAAAAGGTCTTGATATTTCTTCTTACAAAATAAAAATAGTTGCATTAAGTAAAATTGAAGAGGTTTTTGAATGGTTGTTTGGATAA